A stretch of the Simiduia curdlanivorans genome encodes the following:
- a CDS encoding LysR family transcriptional regulator yields MDSFDGVIEFVAVAECHGFAAAAKQLGCSTSHVSRQISRLEQRLGSALLARTTRLVSLTQSGAVYYQQCKELVVGLQQANEQISQQQFQLNGTLRVSGAGPFAEQFVAPALMAFAQDHPELTIDMDFNSRIVNFVEDNFDFAIRYGKLADSGLIARKLASRSMMAVASPGYLQRHGIPTHPKQLTIHSCLISNNDHWQFEHEGVSQSIKISGRWRSNNAHAVVQACQQGLGIAYMPKSSFKTLVEHGLLTPVLEPYWSKGASSWIVYQNRRFLPLRARLAIDYLIAYFSEWRE; encoded by the coding sequence ATGGACAGTTTTGATGGTGTTATCGAGTTTGTCGCCGTGGCTGAATGCCACGGATTCGCTGCCGCTGCCAAGCAGTTAGGCTGCAGCACAAGCCACGTTAGCCGCCAGATATCAAGACTTGAGCAGCGCCTAGGTAGCGCCTTGCTGGCCAGAACAACGCGCTTAGTCAGCTTGACCCAGTCGGGTGCGGTCTACTACCAACAGTGCAAAGAGCTAGTCGTGGGCTTGCAGCAAGCCAACGAACAAATCAGCCAGCAGCAATTTCAGCTAAATGGCACATTGCGGGTCAGCGGCGCCGGCCCATTTGCCGAACAATTTGTTGCGCCGGCCTTAATGGCCTTTGCCCAAGACCACCCAGAACTGACTATCGATATGGATTTTAATAGCCGTATCGTCAATTTCGTTGAAGACAACTTTGATTTCGCCATCCGCTACGGCAAGCTAGCCGATTCAGGGCTCATCGCCAGAAAGCTAGCCAGCCGTTCCATGATGGCTGTAGCCAGCCCTGGATATTTGCAACGACATGGCATACCTACACACCCCAAGCAACTCACTATCCACAGCTGTTTAATTTCAAATAATGACCACTGGCAATTTGAGCACGAGGGCGTCAGCCAGAGTATTAAAATCAGCGGACGCTGGCGCAGTAATAACGCCCATGCCGTCGTTCAGGCCTGCCAGCAAGGCTTAGGTATTGCCTACATGCCCAAAAGTAGTTTTAAAACATTGGTGGAACACGGATTGTTAACACCGGTGTTAGAACCCTATTGGAGCAAAGGCGCAAGCAGTTGGATTGTGTATCAAAATCGCCGCTTTCTGCCCTTGCGAGCCAGGCTTGCCATTGATTATTTGATAGCGTACTTTTCCGAATGGCGGGAATAA